A genomic window from Terrisporobacter glycolicus ATCC 14880 = DSM 1288 includes:
- a CDS encoding N-acetylneuraminate lyase, with amino-acid sequence MNNADMRGIFSALLVSYNEDGSINEKGVREIVRHNIDNMKVDGLYVGGSTGENFMLSTEEKKRIFEIAKDAAKNEIKLIAQVGSINVYESVELAKFATELGYDAISAVTPFYYKFSFNEIKDYYNTIIDSVDNRLIIYSIPFLTGVDMSVEQFGELFENEKIIGVKFTAADFYLLERLRKAYPNHLIYAGFDEMMLPATVLGVDGAIGSTFNVNGIRARQIFDLAKEGKIEEAREIQHITNDLISAILSNGLYATLKELLKLSGVDAGYCRKPMALTTDAQVEEAKNIFDKYVK; translated from the coding sequence ATGAATAACGCAGATATGAGAGGAATATTTAGTGCACTTTTAGTTTCTTACAATGAAGATGGAAGTATAAATGAAAAAGGAGTACGTGAAATTGTTAGACATAACATAGACAATATGAAAGTTGATGGTTTATATGTTGGAGGAAGTACTGGAGAAAACTTTATGCTTTCTACAGAAGAAAAGAAAAGAATATTCGAAATAGCAAAAGATGCAGCGAAAAATGAAATAAAATTAATTGCTCAAGTTGGGTCTATAAATGTATACGAATCAGTAGAATTAGCTAAATTTGCTACAGAATTAGGATATGATGCTATATCAGCAGTTACACCATTCTACTATAAATTCTCATTTAATGAAATAAAAGATTACTACAATACAATAATAGACAGTGTAGATAATAGATTAATAATATACTCTATACCATTCTTAACAGGAGTAGATATGAGTGTAGAACAATTTGGAGAATTATTTGAGAATGAAAAAATAATCGGTGTTAAGTTTACAGCTGCAGATTTCTACTTATTAGAAAGATTAAGAAAAGCTTATCCTAATCATTTAATATATGCAGGATTTGATGAAATGATGTTACCTGCTACAGTTCTTGGGGTAGATGGAGCAATAGGGTCAACATTTAATGTAAATGGTATAAGAGCTAGACAAATATTTGACTTAGCAAAAGAAGGAAAAATAGAAGAAGCTAGGGAGATACAACATATAACTAATGATTTAATAAGTGCAATACTTTCAAATGGATTATACGCAACATTAAAAGAGCTATTAAAATTAAGTGGTGTAGATGCAGGATATTGTCGTAAGCCAATGGCTTTAACTACAGATGCTCAAGTTGAAGAAGCTAAAAATATATTTGATAAATACGTAAAATAA
- the nagB gene encoding glucosamine-6-phosphate deaminase translates to MRIIVCENYESLSKKAAQIVGSQMILEPKSVLGLATGGTPIGMYKNLIKMYEEGLIDFSKIKTFNLDEYYKLPIDNDQSYHYFMDENLFNHINISRENIYIPNGMSDDIEAECVSYDQLIDNNGGIDIQVLGIGNNAHIGFNEPTINFKKGTHIVTLDESTRQANARFFNSLDEVPTKAITMGTGSIFKSKKILLLASGQNKADAIYNTVHGKITPEVPSSILQLHKDVIIILDKEAASRLNENDYELIKEYAKVK, encoded by the coding sequence ATGAGAATAATAGTTTGTGAAAACTACGAATCATTAAGCAAAAAAGCAGCACAAATAGTAGGAAGTCAAATGATTTTAGAACCAAAATCAGTTCTTGGGCTTGCTACTGGAGGTACTCCTATAGGAATGTATAAAAACTTAATAAAGATGTATGAAGAAGGATTAATCGACTTCTCAAAAATTAAAACTTTTAACTTGGATGAATATTATAAACTTCCTATAGATAATGATCAAAGCTATCATTATTTTATGGACGAAAACTTATTTAATCATATAAATATAAGTAGAGAAAACATATATATACCTAATGGTATGTCTGATGACATAGAAGCTGAATGTGTTTCATATGACCAGTTAATTGACAATAACGGAGGCATTGATATACAAGTTCTTGGTATAGGAAATAATGCCCATATAGGATTCAACGAACCTACTATAAACTTTAAGAAGGGAACTCACATAGTTACTTTAGATGAGTCTACAAGACAAGCTAATGCGAGATTTTTCAATAGCTTAGACGAAGTTCCAACAAAAGCAATAACTATGGGAACAGGTTCAATATTCAAAAGTAAAAAAATATTACTTTTAGCAAGTGGTCAAAATAAAGCTGATGCAATTTATAACACAGTTCATGGAAAAATAACACCAGAAGTACCTTCATCTATATTACAATTGCACAAAGATGTAATTATAATTCTTGATAAAGAAGCTGCTAGCCGTTTAAATGAAAATGACTATGAATTAATTAAAGAATACGCAAAAGTAAAATAA
- a CDS encoding PTS fructose transporter subunit IIABC, translating into MKIIDLINKNSVKLNLVSKNKSNVVDELVDLVNNSGNLNNKKEYKEAILAREELSTTAIGEGVAIPHAKNKAVTKACLAAGISKEGIDYEAFDDSLSHLFFMIAAPDGANDTHLEVLSRLSTILMDESFRNDLINVSSVDEFLNLINIKEKEKFPEEEEVVVEDKKSDLPTILAVTACPTGIAHTFMAAENLNQKAANKGISIKVETNGSAGIKNALTKEEIDNATCIIVAADKNVEMNRFNGKKVIITKVADGIHKADELIDRAVTGDAPIFHGFQVNDLEETSNEKESVGRQFYKHLMNGVSHMLPFVVGGGILIALAFLFDDYTIDPTNFGMNTPLAAFFKTIGGQAFGFMLPVLAGYIAMSIADRPGLAVGFVGGIIASAGYTFSNLMHYDAKTAISAGFLGALLAGFVGGYLVLLLKKLFSYLPDSLEGIKPVLLFPVFGILLMGLIMISINPIVGSVNTALNSFLASMSGTSKILLGTVLGAMMAIDMGGPFNKAAYVFGTAQLTVVNAGPEQFAIMAAVMIGGMVPPLAIALATTFFKNRFSESERKSGIVNYIMGLSFITEGAIPFAAADPLHVIPACVIGSGLAGALSMAFGCGLRAPHGGIFVLPTIINPLMYLVALLAGSVVGAILLAILKKPLNKVK; encoded by the coding sequence ATGAAAATAATTGATCTTATTAATAAGAACTCAGTGAAGTTAAACTTAGTTTCAAAAAATAAATCAAATGTAGTAGATGAACTAGTTGATTTAGTTAACAATAGTGGAAATTTAAACAATAAAAAAGAATATAAAGAGGCAATACTTGCTCGTGAAGAATTAAGTACTACTGCCATAGGAGAAGGGGTAGCAATTCCACATGCAAAAAACAAAGCAGTAACCAAAGCTTGTTTAGCTGCTGGTATATCAAAAGAAGGAATAGATTACGAAGCCTTTGATGATAGTTTATCTCATTTATTCTTTATGATAGCAGCACCAGACGGGGCAAACGATACTCATCTTGAAGTACTATCAAGACTATCAACAATATTAATGGATGAAAGTTTTAGAAATGATTTAATAAATGTATCTTCAGTAGATGAATTCTTAAATTTAATAAATATAAAAGAAAAAGAAAAATTCCCAGAGGAAGAAGAAGTGGTTGTAGAAGATAAAAAATCTGACCTACCTACAATCCTAGCAGTTACAGCTTGTCCAACAGGAATAGCCCATACTTTTATGGCAGCAGAAAATTTAAATCAAAAGGCTGCAAATAAAGGAATAAGTATAAAAGTTGAAACTAATGGTTCAGCAGGTATTAAAAATGCTTTAACAAAAGAGGAAATAGATAATGCAACATGTATAATCGTTGCAGCAGATAAAAATGTTGAAATGAACAGATTTAATGGAAAAAAAGTTATAATAACAAAAGTTGCTGATGGTATACATAAGGCAGACGAACTTATAGATAGAGCCGTAACAGGTGATGCACCTATTTTTCATGGCTTCCAAGTAAATGACTTAGAAGAAACGTCAAATGAAAAAGAAAGTGTAGGAAGACAATTTTACAAACATCTAATGAATGGTGTTTCTCATATGTTACCTTTTGTTGTTGGTGGAGGAATACTTATAGCGCTAGCTTTCTTATTTGATGATTATACAATAGATCCAACTAACTTTGGTATGAATACACCTCTTGCAGCATTTTTCAAAACAATAGGTGGTCAAGCATTTGGATTTATGTTGCCAGTTCTTGCTGGATATATAGCAATGAGTATAGCTGACAGACCAGGTCTTGCAGTTGGTTTTGTTGGTGGTATTATAGCAAGTGCAGGATATACTTTTAGTAATCTTATGCATTATGATGCAAAAACTGCTATAAGTGCAGGATTCTTAGGTGCATTACTTGCTGGTTTTGTTGGTGGATATTTAGTATTATTACTTAAAAAATTATTCTCATATTTACCAGATTCTTTAGAAGGAATTAAACCAGTTTTACTATTCCCAGTATTTGGGATACTTTTAATGGGATTAATAATGATAAGTATAAATCCAATAGTTGGTTCTGTAAATACAGCACTTAACAGCTTTTTAGCTTCTATGAGTGGAACTAGTAAAATATTACTTGGAACAGTCCTTGGAGCAATGATGGCAATAGATATGGGTGGGCCATTTAACAAAGCTGCTTATGTATTTGGTACAGCTCAACTTACTGTAGTAAATGCTGGTCCAGAACAATTTGCCATAATGGCAGCAGTTATGATAGGTGGTATGGTACCTCCTTTAGCAATAGCTCTTGCTACAACTTTCTTCAAAAACAGATTTAGTGAAAGTGAAAGAAAGTCAGGAATAGTAAACTATATAATGGGATTATCATTCATAACAGAAGGCGCAATTCCATTTGCAGCAGCAGATCCACTTCATGTTATACCAGCTTGTGTAATAGGTTCAGGTCTTGCTGGAGCATTATCTATGGCATTTGGATGTGGACTTAGAGCTCCTCATGGAGGAATATTTGTACTTCCAACAATAATAAATCCTTTAATGTATCTTGTGGCATTATTAGCAGGTTCAGTAGTAGGAGCAATTTTACTAGCAATTCTAAAAAAACCACTGAATAAAGTAAAATAA
- a CDS encoding ROK family protein: protein MKNYICIDVGGTSIKYGIINEKLDFLVTNEMDTEANKGGQNILNKIMSIVSNYKNECKIEGICISTAGMVDCEKGEVIYASPLIPNYIGTKIKDVIEEKFNIQCEVENDVNCAALAEHFAGGSKGSNISLCLTIGTGIGGAIIINNEVYHGAFGSGGEVGYMNMMGSTFQGLGASSVLVKKVAKMKNISEKDINGKYIFDKAKGGDNDCIKAIDELVEVLGQGIANICYIINPEVVVLGGGIMAQKEYLYDKIRSSMDKHLIPFIGGKTKLEFAVNENRAGMLGAYFNFINMQKKR from the coding sequence ATGAAAAATTATATATGTATTGATGTAGGAGGAACTTCTATAAAATATGGGATTATAAATGAAAAACTAGATTTTTTAGTAACAAATGAAATGGACACTGAAGCTAATAAAGGTGGACAAAATATATTGAATAAGATTATGAGTATAGTGAGTAACTATAAAAATGAATGCAAAATAGAAGGAATTTGTATTTCAACAGCAGGGATGGTTGATTGTGAAAAAGGAGAAGTCATATATGCATCTCCATTGATTCCAAACTATATAGGCACAAAGATTAAAGATGTTATTGAAGAAAAATTTAATATTCAATGTGAGGTTGAAAATGATGTAAATTGTGCAGCACTTGCGGAGCATTTTGCAGGTGGAAGTAAGGGAAGTAATATAAGTTTATGCTTGACTATTGGGACTGGTATAGGTGGAGCAATTATTATAAATAATGAAGTTTATCACGGAGCTTTTGGGAGTGGTGGAGAAGTAGGTTATATGAATATGATGGGATCCACTTTTCAAGGGCTTGGAGCAAGTAGCGTATTAGTTAAGAAAGTTGCTAAAATGAAAAACATAAGTGAAAAAGATATAAATGGAAAATATATTTTTGACAAGGCTAAGGGAGGAGATAATGACTGTATAAAAGCCATTGATGAATTAGTAGAAGTATTAGGACAGGGAATAGCAAATATTTGTTATATTATTAATCCAGAAGTTGTTGTTCTTGGTGGTGGTATAATGGCACAGAAAGAATATTTATATGATAAAATAAGAAGTAGTATGGACAAACACTTAATACCTTTTATAGGAGGTAAAACAAAATTAGAATTTGCAGTAAATGAAAATAGAGCAGGTATGCTAGGGGCATATTTTAACTTTATAAATATGCAGAAAAAAAGATAG
- the nagA gene encoding N-acetylglucosamine-6-phosphate deacetylase: MKAIINGKIVTENKVIEDKILLFNDKIIGFCDQVEENVEIIDAKGLYVSPGLVDIHVHGSCNCDVMDKSLQSIKTIGNGIKENGVTSFLPTTMSMSKEDIYGALDVVREAMNIKYDGAQILGAHLEGPFINSKYKGAQSDKFIQVPNFPFIEDYVDVIKIISYAPEVDDSLIFTKEVKNKTDITLSIAHTNATYEEAKLAIKLGASNITHLFNAMTPLNHREPGVVGAALTSDVFCEIICDNIHVNPELFQFILNNKGKDKVILITDCMRAGCMADGKYDLGGQDVFVKDSAARLTSGTLAGSVLRLNKAVYNYKKSTNLSINDAINLASLNPAKSINMHKTKGSLDINKDADIALFDEELNCYMTISHGEIIFNNLNK; encoded by the coding sequence ATGAAGGCTATTATTAATGGTAAAATAGTTACCGAAAATAAAGTAATTGAAGATAAAATTCTTTTATTTAATGATAAAATAATAGGATTTTGTGACCAGGTAGAAGAAAACGTAGAGATAATTGATGCTAAAGGTCTTTACGTCTCTCCTGGTTTAGTTGATATACATGTTCATGGTAGTTGTAATTGCGATGTAATGGATAAATCTTTACAATCCATAAAAACTATAGGTAATGGAATCAAGGAAAATGGTGTTACTTCTTTTTTACCAACTACAATGTCAATGTCAAAAGAAGATATATATGGCGCTCTTGATGTTGTAAGAGAGGCCATGAATATAAAATATGATGGGGCTCAAATTCTAGGTGCTCATTTAGAAGGTCCTTTTATAAATAGTAAATACAAAGGCGCTCAAAGTGATAAGTTTATTCAAGTTCCTAACTTTCCTTTTATAGAAGATTATGTAGATGTAATTAAAATAATATCTTATGCTCCTGAAGTTGATGATAGTTTAATTTTCACAAAAGAAGTAAAAAATAAAACTGATATAACATTATCCATAGCTCATACTAATGCAACTTATGAAGAAGCTAAGCTTGCAATAAAATTAGGCGCATCAAATATAACTCATTTGTTTAATGCTATGACACCTTTAAATCATAGAGAACCTGGTGTAGTCGGAGCTGCTCTTACTAGTGATGTTTTTTGCGAAATAATTTGCGATAATATTCACGTAAATCCAGAGCTATTCCAATTCATATTGAATAACAAAGGTAAGGATAAGGTAATATTGATAACTGATTGTATGAGAGCTGGTTGTATGGCAGATGGAAAATATGATTTAGGTGGTCAGGATGTTTTTGTAAAAGATAGTGCAGCAAGACTTACTTCTGGTACCCTAGCAGGCAGTGTTTTAAGATTAAATAAAGCAGTCTATAATTATAAAAAAAGCACAAACTTATCAATAAACGATGCAATAAATCTAGCTTCACTAAACCCTGCTAAATCAATAAATATGCATAAGACAAAGGGAAGCTTAGACATAAATAAAGATGCTGATATAGCATTATTTGACGAAGAATTAAATTGCTACATGACTATTTCTCATGGAGAAATTATTTTTAACAATTTAAATAAGTAA
- a CDS encoding GntR family transcriptional regulator codes for MKLVDKNSQIPLYIQLIEIIKDMINNNELQEGHYLMSERDICKIQNVSRMTVNKAIINLVNEGVLERRQGKGTFVSYKKQKLTYEKMQGFTEIANEKKLKVKNEILKFKLEKPNDLVKEYLNIKDDSFLVFHIERVRFVDDDPTILEKIYIPEYMCPNLNEDLINKNSLYKLYREKYMHKTQRAKQVINPIALDKTQSKLFNVDLSSLALKIDRVVFTDKEDVLEYTSSLFITDKHQYEIILNED; via the coding sequence ATGAAATTAGTAGATAAAAATTCACAAATACCTCTTTATATTCAACTTATAGAAATAATAAAAGATATGATTAATAACAATGAATTACAAGAAGGACATTATTTAATGTCAGAAAGAGATATTTGCAAGATCCAAAATGTAAGCAGGATGACAGTTAATAAAGCTATTATTAACTTAGTCAATGAAGGAGTCTTAGAAAGACGACAAGGAAAAGGTACTTTTGTTTCATATAAAAAACAAAAACTTACCTATGAAAAAATGCAAGGCTTTACAGAAATAGCAAATGAAAAAAAACTAAAAGTAAAAAATGAAATATTAAAATTCAAATTAGAGAAACCTAATGATTTGGTTAAGGAGTACTTGAATATAAAAGATGATTCTTTCCTTGTTTTTCACATAGAAAGAGTCCGATTTGTTGATGATGATCCTACAATACTAGAAAAAATATATATTCCTGAATATATGTGTCCAAATTTAAATGAGGATCTTATAAATAAGAATTCTTTATATAAATTATATAGAGAAAAATATATGCACAAAACTCAAAGGGCTAAACAAGTTATTAACCCTATTGCATTAGATAAAACTCAGTCAAAATTATTCAATGTAGACTTAAGCTCTTTAGCCTTAAAAATTGATAGAGTTGTATTTACTGACAAGGAAGATGTTTTAGAGTATACCAGCTCTTTATTTATTACAGATAAACATCAGTATGAAATAATACTTAACGAAGATTAA
- a CDS encoding N-acetylmannosamine-6-phosphate 2-epimerase yields the protein MKDSLEQLKNNLIVSCQALPHEPLHSSFIMGRMAKAAKEGGAVGIRANTKEDIEEIKKNVDLPIIGIVKRDYENCDVYITPTMKEIDELMEVKPEIIALDATSSLRPNGVTLEEFYKKIKTKYPNQKLMADCSTVEEAIHADELGFDYIGTTLVGYTKQSQNSKIEENDFGILREIISKVSNKVIAEGNIDTPQKVKRVLELGSYSVVVGSIITRPQNITKRFTDAIGSLK from the coding sequence ATGAAGGATAGTTTAGAACAATTAAAAAATAATTTAATTGTATCTTGTCAAGCATTACCACATGAGCCTTTACATTCTTCTTTTATTATGGGACGTATGGCTAAAGCTGCTAAAGAAGGTGGTGCGGTTGGGATTCGTGCCAACACAAAGGAAGATATAGAAGAAATTAAAAAAAATGTGGATCTTCCAATAATAGGAATAGTAAAAAGAGATTATGAAAATTGTGATGTATATATAACACCTACAATGAAAGAAATAGATGAGCTTATGGAAGTAAAACCTGAAATAATAGCATTAGATGCTACATCTAGTTTAAGACCAAATGGGGTTACTTTAGAGGAATTCTATAAAAAAATAAAAACTAAATATCCAAATCAAAAGCTAATGGCAGATTGTTCAACTGTGGAAGAAGCCATACATGCAGATGAACTTGGGTTTGATTATATAGGAACTACTTTAGTTGGATATACAAAACAAAGCCAAAATAGTAAAATTGAGGAAAACGATTTTGGGATTCTTAGAGAAATTATTTCAAAGGTCTCAAATAAGGTTATTGCAGAAGGGAATATTGATACACCGCAAAAAGTCAAAAGAGTTTTAGAACTAGGTAGTTACAGTGTGGTAGTTGGTTCTATAATTACAAGACCTCAAAATATAACAAAAAGATTTACAGATGCTATTGGAAGTTTAAAATAA
- a CDS encoding MurR/RpiR family transcriptional regulator: MKEYQKSIVPHIESLYDNFTPSEKTIADFFIHNTEEIDISSKNLSKTLFVSEASISRFAKKCGFDGYRQFAYVYKQSFEKSTPNITASYTKQVLDTYQELLNKSYTLIDEKQMQRVVELISNKKRIYIYGRGSSGLVAQEMKLRLMRLGVNVEAILDSHIMKMNSVLMDDECLVIGISVSGNTKEVIKSLKEASNRGSSIVLITSKQDEEMKTYCDEILFIAVKEHLENGKAISPQFPVLVIVDIFYSHFLQSDRLRKEELHSNTINALYNE, from the coding sequence ATGAAGGAATATCAAAAGAGTATAGTACCACATATAGAATCTTTGTATGATAATTTTACACCTTCAGAAAAAACTATTGCGGATTTCTTCATTCATAATACGGAAGAAATTGATATATCATCAAAAAATTTATCTAAAACATTGTTTGTTTCAGAGGCATCTATATCCAGGTTTGCTAAAAAATGCGGGTTTGATGGTTATAGACAATTTGCTTATGTATACAAACAAAGTTTTGAAAAAAGTACTCCTAATATAACAGCCAGTTATACAAAACAAGTTTTAGATACTTATCAAGAACTTTTAAATAAAAGTTATACATTAATAGATGAAAAACAAATGCAAAGAGTTGTAGAACTTATATCAAATAAAAAGAGAATATATATTTATGGAAGAGGAAGTTCTGGTCTTGTAGCTCAGGAAATGAAGTTAAGACTTATGAGATTAGGTGTTAATGTGGAAGCCATATTAGATAGTCATATAATGAAAATGAATTCCGTTTTAATGGATGATGAATGCTTGGTAATTGGAATAAGTGTTAGTGGTAATACAAAAGAAGTAATTAAATCATTAAAAGAAGCTTCAAATAGAGGATCAAGTATAGTTTTAATAACATCAAAACAAGATGAAGAAATGAAAACTTATTGTGATGAAATTTTATTTATTGCTGTTAAAGAACATTTAGAAAATGGGAAAGCTATTTCACCACAGTTCCCTGTTTTAGTTATAGTTGATATATTCTATTCTCATTTCCTTCAAAGCGATAGGCTTAGAAAAGAAGAATTACACAGTAACACAATTAATGCTCTTTACAATGAATAA
- a CDS encoding sodium:solute symporter: MGFTTIDFIILVVYLGAVLFAGLHFSKKDMKGKEFFKGDGTIPWWVTSVSIFATLLSPISFLSLAGNSYGGTWILWFAQLGMLIAIPITIKFFLPIYSKLNIDTAYHYLELRFDSKALRVLGALMFIIYQIGRMSIIMYLPSMVLSKLMGINVNILIIVMGVIAIIYSYTGGLKSVLWTDFIQGTVLLIGVTFALIYLFSHIDGGAGAVFETLKQGKFLGAEEVLFDPNILKNSVFIIVVGAGFNTCSSYISSQDIVQRFTTTTDTKELNKMMLTNGALSIFIATVFYLIGTGLYVFYGQNPALAQTAQQDQIFASYIAYQLPVGITGILLAAIYAASQSTLSTGLNSVATSWTLDIQERLSKKEMSFEQQTKIAQYISLGVGIVAIAVSMILANGEIKSAYEWFNGFMGLVLGVLAGTFVLGVFTKVANSTGAFAAFAVSSIAMVFIKYNMPEVSIWSYSIISIGISLLVGIPVSYVSRKLKHDNTVPNSDTVIYE, encoded by the coding sequence ATGGGATTTACTACAATAGATTTTATTATACTAGTAGTATATTTAGGAGCAGTATTATTTGCAGGACTTCATTTTTCTAAAAAGGATATGAAAGGAAAAGAGTTCTTCAAAGGTGATGGAACTATTCCTTGGTGGGTGACAAGTGTTTCTATATTTGCAACGCTACTTAGCCCAATATCATTCTTATCACTAGCTGGAAACTCTTATGGTGGTACATGGATATTATGGTTTGCACAATTAGGTATGTTAATAGCTATACCAATAACTATAAAATTCTTCTTGCCAATTTATAGTAAGTTAAATATAGATACAGCGTATCATTATTTAGAATTAAGATTTGATAGTAAGGCTCTTAGAGTACTTGGAGCATTAATGTTTATAATATATCAAATAGGTAGAATGTCTATTATAATGTATTTACCATCAATGGTACTTTCTAAGTTGATGGGAATAAATGTAAATATATTAATAATAGTGATGGGAGTAATTGCAATAATTTATTCATATACAGGTGGACTAAAATCTGTATTATGGACAGACTTTATACAAGGAACTGTACTTTTAATAGGTGTAACATTTGCTTTGATATACTTATTTAGTCACATAGATGGTGGAGCTGGAGCCGTATTTGAAACTTTAAAACAAGGTAAATTCTTAGGTGCTGAGGAAGTTTTATTTGATCCTAATATATTAAAGAATAGTGTATTTATAATAGTTGTAGGAGCTGGATTTAATACTTGTTCTTCTTACATTTCAAGTCAGGATATAGTTCAACGTTTTACAACAACTACAGATACAAAAGAATTAAATAAAATGATGCTAACAAATGGAGCTTTATCAATATTTATAGCTACAGTGTTCTACTTAATAGGAACTGGTTTATATGTATTTTATGGTCAAAATCCAGCGCTTGCTCAAACAGCTCAACAAGATCAAATATTTGCATCTTATATTGCTTACCAATTACCAGTTGGTATAACAGGTATACTACTTGCAGCAATTTATGCAGCATCTCAATCTACTTTATCTACTGGTTTAAACTCAGTAGCAACAAGCTGGACTTTAGATATACAAGAACGTTTAAGTAAAAAAGAAATGAGTTTTGAACAACAAACTAAAATAGCGCAATATATTTCTTTAGGTGTTGGTATAGTTGCTATAGCGGTATCTATGATATTAGCAAATGGAGAAATAAAATCAGCGTATGAATGGTTTAATGGGTTTATGGGACTAGTACTTGGAGTACTTGCTGGTACATTTGTACTTGGTGTATTTACTAAAGTTGCCAACTCAACAGGTGCTTTTGCAGCCTTTGCAGTATCATCAATAGCAATGGTATTTATAAAATACAATATGCCAGAAGTATCTATTTGGTCTTACTCAATTATATCAATAGGTATATCATTATTAGTAGGAATTCCAGTAAGTTATGTATCTAGAAAATTAAAACATGATAATACTGTACCAAATAGTGATACAGTAATCTATGAATAA
- a CDS encoding YhcH/YjgK/YiaL family protein, which translates to MIFGNIKNLNEYDYLPVNIKKCFEYAASNDLLNYEKGSYKIDGDNLFVNIVEYETTEVENRFWEAHRNYLDLHLMLDGKEQIDLNFIENMEEKEFVEKDDFLPLEGDKNGYVILEKDDFLVCYPNDAHRTAVKVRSSEKIKKAIFKIIIEK; encoded by the coding sequence ATGATATTTGGAAATATAAAAAATTTAAATGAATATGATTATTTACCAGTAAATATAAAAAAATGCTTTGAATATGCAGCCTCTAATGATCTATTAAATTACGAAAAAGGTAGTTACAAAATAGATGGAGATAATTTATTTGTAAATATAGTTGAATATGAAACTACTGAAGTAGAAAATAGATTTTGGGAAGCTCATAGAAACTATTTAGACCTACATCTTATGTTAGACGGAAAAGAACAAATTGATTTAAATTTCATAGAAAATATGGAAGAAAAAGAATTTGTTGAAAAGGATGATTTCTTGCCTTTAGAAGGTGATAAAAATGGTTATGTAATACTTGAAAAAGATGACTTCTTAGTTTGTTACCCAAATGATGCTCATAGAACAGCAGTAAAGGTAAGAAGCTCAGAAAAAATAAAAAAGGCCATATTTAAAATAATTATTGAAAAGTAA